In Streptantibioticus cattleyicolor NRRL 8057 = DSM 46488, a genomic segment contains:
- a CDS encoding response regulator transcription factor: MTRVLVVEDEESFSDALSYMLRKEGFEVAVAATGPDGLEEFERNGADLVLLDLMLPGLPGTEVCRQLRSRSNVPVIMVTAKDSEIDKVVGLEIGADDYVTKPFSSRELVARIRAVLRRRGEPEEVAPAALEAGPVRMDVDRHVVTVGGGKVDLPLKEFDLLEMLLRNAGRVLTRMQLIDRVWGADYVGDTKTLDVHVKRLRAKIEPDPGAPRYLVTVRGLGYKFEP, from the coding sequence GTGACCCGAGTGCTCGTTGTCGAGGACGAGGAATCGTTCAGCGACGCTCTGTCGTACATGCTTCGCAAGGAGGGCTTCGAGGTCGCCGTCGCGGCCACCGGGCCCGACGGGCTGGAGGAGTTCGAGCGCAACGGCGCCGACCTGGTGCTGCTCGACCTGATGCTGCCCGGGCTCCCCGGCACCGAGGTGTGCCGCCAGCTCCGCAGCCGGTCCAACGTGCCGGTGATCATGGTCACCGCCAAGGACAGCGAGATCGACAAGGTCGTCGGCCTGGAGATAGGGGCCGACGACTACGTCACCAAGCCCTTCTCCTCCCGCGAACTCGTCGCCCGCATCCGCGCGGTGCTGCGCCGCCGCGGCGAGCCCGAGGAGGTCGCCCCCGCCGCGCTGGAGGCCGGACCGGTCCGCATGGACGTCGACCGCCACGTGGTCACCGTCGGCGGCGGCAAGGTCGACCTGCCGCTGAAGGAATTCGACCTCCTGGAGATGCTGCTGCGCAACGCCGGCCGCGTCCTCACCCGCATGCAGCTGATCGACCGGGTCTGGGGCGCCGACTACGTGGGCGACACCAAGACCCTCGACGTCCACGTCAAGCGGCTGCGCGCCAAGATCGAGCCCGACCCCGGCGCCCCCCGCTACCTGGTGACCGTCCGCGGCCTGGGCTACAAGTTCGAGCCCTGA
- a CDS encoding sensor histidine kinase, with the protein MDVNAALAAASAIGGVCTGAVAVLAFRWSEREQARPTRTSLHTDAVLPPGVDIVLSVLRSSAVVLDEGDTVVKASSAAYALGLVRGGRLAVDQMLQMARETRRDGEIRQVELDLPRRSGRGEALAVSARVAPLGSRLVLLLVEDLTEARRIEAVRRDFVANVSHELKTPVGALSLLSEAVMDAADDPEAVARFAGRMQIEATRLTSLVQEIIDLSRVQNDDPLEDAEPVAVDELVAEAVDRCRHPANAKQITMATVDAPDLYVWGHRGQLAAALGNLVENAVNYSPAHTRVGIAGRKVNAPGGNMVEISVTDQGMGISPADRERIFERFYRVDPARSRATGGTGLGLSIVKHVAASHGGEVTVWSAEGQGSTFTLRLPEAAGAGQNQDAGHDQDAGRPEDTGRHHDPVAPATAAETDATPASHQRAAETRRQHTTPHSRRIPRRIHPAPEVLP; encoded by the coding sequence ATGGACGTCAACGCGGCGCTCGCCGCAGCCAGCGCGATCGGCGGTGTGTGCACCGGCGCGGTCGCGGTGCTCGCCTTCCGCTGGAGCGAGCGGGAACAGGCACGTCCCACCCGCACCTCCCTGCACACCGACGCGGTGCTGCCGCCCGGCGTGGACATCGTCCTGTCGGTGCTGCGCTCCTCCGCCGTCGTGCTCGACGAGGGCGACACCGTGGTCAAGGCCAGCTCGGCCGCGTACGCCCTCGGGCTGGTCCGCGGCGGACGCCTCGCCGTCGACCAGATGCTCCAGATGGCCCGGGAGACCCGGCGGGACGGCGAGATACGGCAGGTCGAACTCGACCTGCCGCGTCGCAGCGGACGCGGCGAGGCGCTCGCCGTCTCCGCGCGCGTCGCCCCGCTCGGCTCCCGGCTGGTGCTGCTGCTCGTCGAGGACCTCACCGAGGCCCGCCGCATCGAAGCGGTGCGCCGGGACTTCGTCGCCAACGTCAGCCACGAGCTGAAGACCCCGGTGGGCGCCCTGTCGCTGCTCTCCGAGGCGGTCATGGACGCCGCCGACGACCCCGAGGCGGTGGCCCGGTTCGCCGGCCGGATGCAGATCGAGGCGACCCGGCTGACCAGCCTCGTCCAGGAGATCATCGACCTGTCCCGGGTGCAGAACGACGACCCGCTGGAGGACGCCGAGCCGGTCGCCGTGGACGAGCTGGTGGCCGAGGCGGTCGACCGCTGCCGCCACCCGGCCAACGCCAAGCAGATCACCATGGCCACCGTGGACGCCCCCGACCTGTACGTCTGGGGCCACCGCGGCCAGCTCGCCGCCGCCCTGGGCAACCTGGTGGAGAACGCGGTCAACTACAGCCCCGCCCACACCCGCGTCGGCATCGCCGGCCGCAAGGTCAACGCCCCGGGCGGCAACATGGTGGAGATCTCCGTCACCGACCAGGGCATGGGCATCTCCCCGGCCGACCGGGAGCGCATCTTCGAGCGCTTCTACCGGGTCGACCCGGCCCGTTCCCGCGCCACCGGCGGCACCGGACTCGGACTGTCCATCGTCAAGCACGTCGCCGCCTCGCACGGCGGCGAGGTGACCGTCTGGAGCGCCGAGGGACAGGGTTCCACCTTCACCCTGCGCCTGCCCGAAGCCGCCGGCGCCGGCCAGAACCAGGACGCCGGCCACGACCAGGACGCCGGCCGGCCCGAGGACACCGGCCGGCATCACGACCCCGTCGCGCCCGCCACGGCGGCGGAGACCGACGCCACCCCCGCCTCCCACCAGCGCGCCGCCGAGACCCGGCGGCAGCACACCACCCCCCACAGCCGAAGAATCCCCCGCAGAATCCACCCCGCCCCGGAGGTCCTTCCGTGA
- the phoU gene encoding phosphate signaling complex protein PhoU, which translates to MRDAYHEELDSIGEGLVEMARLVGSAIGRATTALLDADLKLAESVIAADEKVDDLQRDLENRAIALLARQQPVATDLRIVVTSLRMSADLERSGDLARHVAKLARLRYPVSAVPRNLHSTVLEMGQLAQRLMAKAGEVITSKDVDAALQLEADDDRMDELHRTLFQHLLDDRWQHGIETAVDVTLCGRYYERFADHAVSVAKRVVYLVTGEHADELAPAGQGAAEEG; encoded by the coding sequence ATGCGTGACGCCTACCACGAGGAGCTCGACTCGATCGGTGAGGGGCTGGTCGAGATGGCCAGGCTCGTCGGCTCCGCGATCGGTCGCGCCACGACCGCGTTGCTCGACGCCGACCTGAAGCTGGCCGAGAGCGTGATCGCCGCCGACGAGAAGGTGGACGATCTCCAGCGCGACCTGGAGAACCGGGCGATCGCGCTGCTCGCCCGCCAGCAGCCGGTCGCCACCGATCTGCGCATCGTGGTGACGAGCCTGCGGATGAGCGCCGACCTGGAGCGCTCCGGCGACCTGGCCCGGCACGTGGCCAAGCTGGCCCGGCTGCGCTACCCGGTCTCCGCGGTCCCGCGGAACCTGCACAGCACGGTGCTGGAGATGGGCCAGCTCGCGCAGCGGCTGATGGCCAAGGCCGGCGAGGTGATCACCTCCAAGGACGTGGACGCCGCGCTCCAGCTGGAGGCGGACGACGACCGCATGGACGAGCTCCACCGCACCCTCTTCCAGCACCTGCTGGACGACCGCTGGCAGCACGGCATCGAGACCGCGGTCGACGTCACGCTCTGCGGCCGGTACTACGAACGCTTCGCCGACCACGCCGTCTCGGTCGCCAAGCGGGTGGTGTACCTGGTCACCGGCGAGCACGCGGACGAGCTGGCGCCGGCGGGGCAGGGGGCGGCGGAGGAGGGGTGA